One window from the genome of Engraulis encrasicolus isolate BLACKSEA-1 chromosome 16, IST_EnEncr_1.0, whole genome shotgun sequence encodes:
- the nck1a gene encoding SH2/SH3 adapter protein NCK1 isoform X2, translating to MDMANLFKHFFRIGKVKRKPGMKDSASADTDMFGDNGERLYDLSMPAFVKFSYAAEREDELSLVKGTRVIVMEKCSDGWWRGSYNGRSGWFPSNYVTEDVDGSAGADLAGSLREKLGSVAPVANGSGAALHTVQTLYPFSSGNDEELNFEKGEVMDVVEKPENDPEWWKCRKADGQVGLVPKNYVTVLQNSHHAPLDDAGPPATPDCDYIGPSLSGRFAGRHWYYGKVTRHQAEVALNQRGEEGDFLIRDSESSPNDFSISLKAQGKNKHFKVQLKDVLYCIGQRKFSSMEELVEHYKKAPIFTSEQGEKLYLVKPMS from the exons GTATCGGGAAGGTGAAGCGAAAGCCAGGCATGAAGGACTCGGCCTCCGCGGACACCGACATGTTCGGGGACAACGGCGAGCGCTTGTACGATCTCAGCATGCCTGCCTTCGTCAAGTTCAGCTACGCGGCCGAGCGGGAGGACGAGCTCTCGCTGGTGAAGGGCACGAGGGTCATCGTCATGGAGAAGTGCAGCGACGGCTGGTGGCGTGGCAGCTACAACGGCCGCTCGGGCTGGTTCCCCTCCAACTACGTGACGGAGGATGTGGACGGGTCGGCGGGCGCGGACCTTGCGGGGTCTCTGCGGGAGAAGCTGGGCTCGGTGGCGCCGGTGGCCAACGGCAGCGGTGCGGCGCTGCACACGGTGCAGACGCTCTACCCATTCAGCTCCGGCAACGACGAGGAGCTCAACTTCGAGAAGGGCGAGGTCATGGACGTGGTGGAGAAGCCCGAGAACGACCCGGAGTGGTGGAAGTGCCGCAAGGCGGACGGCCAGGTCGGCCTAGTGCCTAAGAACTATGTGACGGTCCTGCAGAATTCCCATCATGCACCACTAGACGACGCAGGGCCGCCGGCCACCCCAGACTGTGACTACATTGGGCCCTCGTTGAGTGGCAGGTTCGCAGGCCGGCACTGGTACTACGGCAAGGTCACGCGGCACCAGGCGGAGGTCGCCCTCaaccagaggggagaggagggagacttCCTCATTCGGGACAGCGAATCATCG CCAAACGACTTTTCCATTTCCCTGAAAGCACAAGGCAAGAACAAGCATTTCAAGGTCCAGCTGAAAGATGTGTTGTACTGTATCGGCCAGAGGAAGTTCAGTTCCATGGAGGAGCTGGTGGAACACTACAAAAAGGCTCCTATTTTCACCAGTGAGCAAGGGGAGAAACTGTACCTAGTGAAGCCCATGTCCTGA